A portion of the Candidatus Binataceae bacterium genome contains these proteins:
- the pgsA gene encoding CDP-diacylglycerol--glycerol-3-phosphate 3-phosphatidyltransferase, translated as MGHRSKSAQQEFAVAFSTPNLVTYFRFATAPILVWLLMYTSPAASWAAAGVFFVATISDYFDGYLARSYDSVTTLGKFLDPMADKLVVMTALIMLAGMARTPHVPAWMVAVLVARETMVTGLRAVAAAEGMIVAAEELGKYKMALQSIAIHGLLIHYTYFHVDCFAFGMFVLWISLIVAVWSGIDYYARVLTALKPMQRMGGSKRMAI; from the coding sequence ATGGGACATCGCTCGAAGAGCGCGCAGCAGGAATTTGCCGTGGCATTCTCCACGCCCAACCTCGTCACGTACTTTCGCTTTGCAACCGCGCCGATCCTCGTGTGGTTGCTGATGTATACGTCGCCGGCGGCCTCGTGGGCGGCAGCGGGGGTCTTCTTCGTCGCGACGATCAGCGACTACTTCGACGGCTACCTTGCGCGCAGCTACGATTCGGTGACGACGCTCGGCAAGTTCCTCGACCCAATGGCGGACAAGCTGGTCGTGATGACGGCGCTCATCATGCTCGCGGGGATGGCGCGGACGCCGCATGTTCCGGCATGGATGGTCGCGGTGCTGGTCGCGCGCGAGACGATGGTCACGGGGCTGCGCGCAGTCGCGGCGGCGGAAGGCATGATCGTCGCGGCGGAAGAGCTCGGCAAATACAAGATGGCGCTGCAATCGATCGCGATCCACGGGCTGCTCATCCACTACACGTACTTCCACGTCGATTGCTTTGCGTTCGGGATGTTCGTGCTGTGGATTTCGCTGATCGTGGCGGTATGGTCGGGGATCGATTACTACGCGCGGGTGTTGACAGCGCTCAAACCGATGCAACGGATGGGCGGCAGCAAACGGATGGCGATTTGA
- a CDS encoding TauD/TfdA family dioxygenase produces the protein MTRQFEVRPLDATFGAIVSGVKLAAIDDSTWRDLHAAWLDYALLIFPDQFLSRDEQIAFARRFGNLEFDIAPISNVKKDGTIIAEDDDSDVMKVLKGNMGWHCDSTYMPVQAKGAVFSAEVVPSAGGETGWADMRAAYDALDDKTRAKVERLTAYHSLYYSQSKLGHRPKRGSDYSGYGFHDGPVPLRPLVKVHPDTGRKSLVIGRHAHNIPEMDKSESERFLQELVDFACQPPRIYQHTWKPGEAVIWDNRCLLHRALPWDMRQPRIMWHSRIAGNPESESALPQ, from the coding sequence GTGACACGCCAATTTGAAGTCAGACCTCTCGATGCTACTTTCGGCGCTATTGTCAGCGGCGTGAAACTCGCTGCGATCGACGATTCGACGTGGCGGGATCTCCATGCGGCGTGGCTCGACTATGCGCTCCTGATCTTTCCCGATCAGTTTCTGAGCCGCGACGAGCAGATCGCCTTCGCGCGCCGATTCGGCAATCTCGAGTTCGACATCGCGCCCATCAGCAACGTCAAGAAAGACGGCACAATCATCGCCGAGGACGACGATAGCGACGTTATGAAGGTGCTCAAGGGCAATATGGGCTGGCACTGCGACAGCACCTACATGCCCGTGCAGGCGAAGGGCGCCGTGTTTAGCGCCGAAGTAGTGCCGAGCGCGGGAGGGGAGACGGGATGGGCGGACATGCGTGCCGCGTACGACGCGCTCGATGATAAGACTCGCGCCAAGGTCGAGCGCCTCACCGCCTACCATTCGCTCTACTATAGCCAGTCGAAACTGGGTCATCGTCCGAAACGGGGTAGTGACTATAGCGGTTATGGCTTCCACGATGGTCCGGTGCCGCTGCGGCCGCTGGTCAAGGTTCATCCGGATACGGGCAGAAAGTCGCTCGTGATCGGCCGCCACGCGCACAACATCCCCGAGATGGACAAGTCTGAGTCAGAGCGCTTCCTCCAGGAGCTGGTCGATTTCGCATGCCAGCCGCCGCGCATCTATCAGCATACATGGAAGCCAGGCGAAGCCGTGATCTGGGACAATCGATGCCTGCTGCATCGCGCGCTGCCGTGGGACATGCGCCAGCCGCGCATAATGTGGCACAGCCGCATCGCGGGCAACCCCGAAAGCGAATCCGCGCTGCCGCAGTGA
- a CDS encoding acyl-CoA dehydrogenase family protein: MEKISEAEIRAEVRNWLAANWDPDMALVEWRGKLADSGWGMPQWPKQWYGRGLPIGLARVVEEEFAAVGAVGAARSGVRLLAAATLLEHGSDLQKKKFLRRIITGEDTWCQLFSEPGSGSDLGGATTRADRVGDEWVVNGQKVWTTSAHHADHGILLARTDWDVPKHDGMSFFVIEIRQPGVNVQPLKQMNGHASFNQVFFTDAKVPAENLVGKVGEGWKVAMTTLAHERRGADGLAPPSKRGTRIGKIHAEERAEVEKANQPYKWYPQRAGRVDLIIERAKETGANKDPIIRQEVAKLMILAKSAEWTARRARAAQRQGRPQGPEGSLGKLAASHVARGCARVHTLITGSDAMLTGPDSPRGGIIAEILVSVPAVSIAGGTDEIQRNIIAERVLDLPKEPRFDTGPFRNVRRN, from the coding sequence ATGGAAAAAATCAGCGAAGCGGAAATACGCGCGGAAGTCCGGAACTGGCTCGCCGCGAATTGGGATCCCGACATGGCGCTCGTGGAATGGCGCGGCAAGCTCGCGGATTCGGGCTGGGGCATGCCGCAATGGCCGAAGCAATGGTACGGCCGCGGGCTGCCGATCGGCCTCGCCCGCGTCGTCGAAGAGGAATTCGCGGCAGTGGGCGCGGTCGGCGCTGCCAGGTCCGGGGTGCGGCTGCTCGCCGCGGCAACCTTGCTCGAGCACGGCTCCGATTTGCAAAAGAAGAAATTCCTGCGCCGCATCATCACCGGCGAAGACACATGGTGTCAGCTATTCAGCGAGCCGGGCAGCGGCTCCGATCTCGGCGGCGCGACGACGCGGGCCGATCGCGTTGGTGACGAATGGGTCGTTAATGGGCAGAAGGTCTGGACGACCAGCGCGCATCACGCCGATCACGGGATCCTGCTGGCACGTACCGACTGGGACGTACCAAAGCATGATGGAATGTCATTTTTCGTCATCGAGATCCGACAGCCCGGCGTCAACGTGCAGCCGCTCAAGCAGATGAACGGGCACGCCTCGTTCAATCAGGTCTTCTTCACCGACGCGAAGGTGCCGGCCGAGAACCTGGTCGGCAAGGTGGGCGAGGGATGGAAAGTCGCCATGACGACGCTTGCCCACGAGCGCCGCGGCGCTGACGGCCTCGCGCCCCCCTCGAAGCGCGGCACCCGCATCGGCAAGATTCACGCGGAGGAGCGCGCCGAAGTCGAGAAGGCTAACCAGCCTTACAAATGGTATCCGCAGCGCGCCGGCCGCGTCGATCTGATCATCGAGCGCGCCAAGGAAACCGGTGCGAACAAAGATCCGATCATCCGGCAGGAAGTCGCGAAGCTGATGATCCTTGCGAAATCCGCCGAGTGGACCGCGCGCCGCGCGCGAGCCGCCCAGCGCCAGGGACGTCCCCAAGGACCCGAAGGGTCGCTCGGCAAGCTCGCGGCAAGCCACGTCGCCCGCGGATGCGCCCGTGTTCACACATTGATAACGGGGAGCGACGCGATGTTGACCGGACCTGACAGCCCGCGCGGCGGCATAATCGCGGAAATCCTGGTTTCGGTGCCGGCGGTTTCGATCGCGGGTGGAACAGACGAAATTCAGCGCAACATCATCGCCGAGCGCGTCCTCGATCTGCCCAAGGAACCGCGCTTCGACACGGGTCCCTTCCGCAACGTGCGGCGGAACTGA
- a CDS encoding LLM class flavin-dependent oxidoreductase: protein MHVGYGVAFQNPHNAISDAEVYRNELRLCEMAEPLGFDSLWSVEHHFDDYTMCPDVLQFLAYMAGKTSKVKLGSMVVVLPWHDPIRVAEQISVLDHVSNGRFILGLGRGLARIEYEGFRLDQNEGRNLFVEYAELVLNALENGYMEGGKYTRQPRRDIRPFPSRSFKGRTYAAAVSPESMPIMAKLGVGLLVIPQKPWEAVKADFEIYHKVWREVNGAKPAPKPLSGGFCFVDENKDRAEEMAMKYISDYYHTAMAHYEMTSQQFGTHKSYEFYRNVGKYISKNGLDGAAADFARLMPWGTPDQVLEKIAFIKDTIDANGVMLNFSYAGMPFAEADRNLKCFAKHVLPELKKMKTDELNEPSDLDMPSYSRAS from the coding sequence ATGCATGTAGGCTATGGAGTCGCATTTCAAAACCCGCACAATGCTATTTCCGATGCCGAGGTGTATCGCAACGAACTGAGACTCTGCGAAATGGCGGAGCCGCTGGGTTTCGATTCGCTGTGGTCGGTAGAGCATCACTTCGACGACTACACGATGTGTCCGGATGTGTTGCAGTTCCTCGCCTACATGGCGGGCAAAACGAGCAAAGTGAAGTTGGGCTCGATGGTCGTCGTGCTGCCCTGGCACGACCCCATCCGGGTCGCTGAGCAAATCTCAGTTCTCGACCACGTCTCTAACGGCCGTTTCATTCTCGGTCTCGGACGCGGCCTCGCGCGAATCGAGTACGAAGGATTCCGCCTGGATCAGAATGAAGGCCGCAATCTGTTCGTTGAGTACGCCGAGCTCGTGCTCAATGCTCTCGAGAATGGCTACATGGAAGGTGGCAAGTACACCAGGCAGCCGCGGCGCGATATTCGTCCGTTCCCCTCGCGCTCCTTCAAGGGCCGCACGTATGCCGCCGCGGTTTCGCCTGAGTCGATGCCGATCATGGCGAAGCTGGGTGTCGGACTGCTTGTTATCCCGCAAAAGCCGTGGGAAGCGGTTAAGGCGGATTTCGAGATTTACCACAAGGTCTGGCGCGAAGTTAACGGCGCCAAGCCCGCACCTAAGCCACTCTCCGGCGGATTCTGCTTTGTCGACGAAAACAAGGATCGCGCCGAAGAAATGGCGATGAAGTATATTTCCGACTATTACCATACTGCGATGGCACACTATGAAATGACGTCGCAGCAATTTGGTACTCACAAGAGCTACGAATTCTATCGCAATGTCGGAAAGTATATTTCGAAGAACGGTCTCGATGGCGCCGCCGCCGATTTCGCGCGCCTGATGCCGTGGGGAACGCCGGACCAGGTGCTCGAAAAAATCGCCTTCATCAAGGATACGATCGATGCCAACGGCGTGATGCTGAACTTCAGCTACGCCGGCATGCCGTTCGCCGAAGCGGATCGCAATCTCAAATGCTTTGCGAAACACGTGCTGCCGGAGCTGAAAAAGATGAAGACCGACGAGCTCAACGAGCCGTCTGACCTTGATATGCCGTCCTATTCGCGAGCGAGTTGA
- the nadB gene encoding L-aspartate oxidase, with product MKHRSPLHSDFLVIGGGIAGLTFALAAAETGTVTVLTKADSGEANTAYAQGGIATVWSVSDSFESHVDDTLRAGAGLCDRAAVEAIVRGGPAAVRELIRYGTQFTKLENSNGENEVEYDLGREGGHSHRRVLHAQDLTGREIMRALTAAAAANPNIRTLENHVAINLLVESPSGGHPGACWGVYALDRATNKIEKVLARATLLATGGAGKVYLYTTNPDIASGDGVAMAYRAGAAIGNMEFYQFHPTCLFHPAAKSFLISEALRGEGAILKRPDGTPFMKHYHADAELAPRDVVARAIDSEMKRHGLDFVYLDLSHRDAGYIKDRFPNIYKRCLSYGIDMTAGPIPVVPAAHYMCGGVVTDLDACTSIPGLYAAGEVAMTGLHGANRLASNSLLEAAVMGRRAFDSAREVTTGGRPPEFPEWDPGRAIRGEERVLITQSWDEIRRLMWNYVGIVRSDRRLDRALSRIELLKEEIHSYYWDHLLDGDLIELRNLVVVAELIVRSAIARKESRGLHYNIDHSKTGGEELVKPTIIEGESVQDRV from the coding sequence ATGAAGCATCGCTCTCCACTCCACAGTGATTTTCTCGTGATCGGCGGGGGGATCGCCGGTCTTACTTTCGCGCTGGCCGCGGCCGAGACCGGCACCGTTACCGTCCTGACCAAGGCCGATAGCGGCGAGGCGAACACCGCGTATGCGCAAGGCGGTATCGCCACGGTATGGAGCGTCAGCGATTCGTTCGAGTCGCATGTCGACGACACGCTGCGCGCGGGCGCCGGTCTATGCGATCGCGCCGCGGTCGAGGCGATCGTTCGCGGCGGTCCGGCGGCGGTGCGTGAGCTCATCAGGTACGGCACGCAATTTACCAAGCTTGAAAATTCGAACGGCGAAAACGAAGTCGAGTACGATCTTGGCCGCGAGGGCGGCCACAGCCATCGCCGCGTTCTGCATGCGCAGGATTTGACCGGCCGCGAGATCATGCGTGCGCTGACTGCTGCCGCCGCGGCGAATCCCAATATCCGCACGCTCGAGAATCACGTTGCGATCAATCTGCTGGTCGAGTCGCCGAGCGGCGGCCATCCTGGCGCATGCTGGGGCGTGTATGCGCTCGATCGCGCGACCAACAAGATCGAAAAGGTGCTCGCGCGCGCGACGCTGCTCGCCACCGGCGGCGCGGGCAAGGTTTATCTCTACACGACCAATCCCGACATCGCGTCGGGCGATGGCGTGGCGATGGCATATCGCGCCGGTGCCGCGATCGGCAACATGGAATTCTACCAATTCCATCCGACGTGCCTCTTCCATCCCGCGGCAAAGTCGTTTCTGATTTCCGAGGCGCTGCGCGGCGAGGGCGCGATCCTGAAGCGTCCCGACGGCACGCCGTTCATGAAGCACTACCACGCCGACGCGGAGCTGGCCCCGCGCGACGTCGTGGCGCGCGCGATCGATTCCGAGATGAAGCGTCACGGTCTCGATTTCGTTTACCTCGATCTCAGCCATCGCGACGCCGGGTATATCAAGGACCGCTTCCCGAACATCTACAAGCGATGCCTGAGCTACGGCATCGACATGACGGCCGGTCCGATTCCGGTCGTGCCGGCGGCGCATTATATGTGCGGCGGCGTGGTGACTGACCTCGATGCGTGCACATCGATCCCCGGCCTTTACGCGGCTGGCGAAGTCGCGATGACTGGGCTTCACGGCGCGAATCGGCTCGCCTCGAACTCGCTGCTCGAAGCGGCGGTGATGGGCCGGCGCGCGTTCGACTCGGCGCGCGAGGTGACTACCGGTGGACGTCCGCCGGAGTTCCCCGAATGGGACCCGGGCCGCGCGATTCGCGGCGAGGAGCGCGTGCTCATCACCCAAAGCTGGGACGAGATTCGACGTTTGATGTGGAACTACGTCGGAATCGTGCGCAGCGATCGGCGTCTCGATCGCGCCCTCAGTCGCATCGAGTTGCTCAAGGAAGAGATTCACAGCTACTACTGGGATCACCTGCTCGACGGCGACCTGATCGAATTGCGCAATCTCGTGGTTGTCGCGGAACTCATCGTGCGCTCGGCGATCGCGCGCAAGGAATCGCGCGGCCTCCATTACAATATCGATCACTCGAAAACCGGCGGCGAAGAATTGGTCAAGCCGACGATCATCGAGGGCGAATCAGTTCAGGATCGCGTTTGA
- a CDS encoding acyl-CoA dehydrogenase family protein, whose protein sequence is MSASNESRAEPARRIQFAFTDEQEQFRSALRRFLADKSTTTAVRRLMATDEGYDREVWRQLGAELVLPGIHIPEQYGGAGFGMVELGIAMEEMGRALLCAPYFSTAVLAANAILNAGTDAQKKSLLPAIASGDRLATLAITEPNGNWNPDAIALAAKPDSNSYIIDGTKSFVVDGHIADLLIVAARDAGGELALFSLKANSGGVDRHLLDSMDPTRKLARIDFHGAHAELLGTTKDGAAAIARTMDQAAIALANEMVGGAQALFDSAVAYSKLRVQFGRTIGSFQAIKHKLADMLLELELSKSAAYYAAQAAAADDPDWPALACLAKASASETYLHLAAETIQIHGGIGFTWDNDTHLWFKRAKSSESFLGQPSYHRELLMQRWGV, encoded by the coding sequence ATGAGCGCATCAAACGAATCGAGAGCCGAGCCGGCGCGGCGCATCCAATTCGCCTTCACCGACGAGCAGGAGCAGTTCCGCTCCGCGCTCAGAAGGTTTCTCGCCGACAAGTCGACGACGACGGCGGTGCGCCGTCTGATGGCGACAGATGAAGGCTACGATCGCGAGGTGTGGCGCCAGCTCGGTGCTGAACTCGTCCTGCCCGGCATCCACATTCCGGAGCAGTACGGCGGCGCGGGGTTTGGGATGGTCGAGCTCGGCATCGCGATGGAAGAGATGGGACGGGCGCTACTCTGCGCGCCCTACTTCTCAACTGCGGTGCTCGCGGCGAATGCGATCCTGAACGCCGGCACCGATGCGCAGAAGAAAAGCCTGCTGCCCGCAATCGCAAGTGGTGATCGCCTCGCCACGCTCGCGATCACCGAGCCCAACGGCAACTGGAATCCCGACGCGATCGCGCTAGCGGCAAAGCCGGACAGCAATTCGTACATTATCGATGGAACGAAGAGTTTCGTTGTCGATGGCCACATCGCGGATCTGCTGATCGTCGCCGCGCGCGATGCGGGCGGTGAGCTGGCGCTATTTTCACTGAAGGCGAATTCGGGCGGCGTCGATCGCCATCTCCTCGATTCGATGGACCCGACGCGCAAGCTGGCGCGAATCGATTTCCACGGCGCGCACGCTGAACTCCTCGGCACAACGAAAGACGGAGCCGCCGCGATCGCGCGCACGATGGATCAGGCCGCGATCGCGCTCGCCAACGAAATGGTCGGCGGCGCGCAGGCGCTGTTCGATTCGGCCGTTGCTTATTCCAAGTTGCGCGTGCAGTTCGGGCGCACGATCGGATCGTTTCAGGCGATCAAGCACAAGCTCGCTGACATGCTGTTGGAGTTGGAACTCTCGAAGTCAGCCGCCTACTATGCCGCGCAGGCGGCCGCCGCGGATGATCCCGACTGGCCGGCGCTGGCCTGTCTCGCCAAGGCGTCGGCGTCGGAAACCTATCTGCATCTCGCCGCCGAAACGATCCAGATTCACGGCGGTATCGGCTTCACCTGGGACAACGATACGCATCTGTGGTTCAAGCGCGCCAAGAGTTCCGAGTCATTTCTCGGCCAACCGAGTTACCATCGCGAGCTTCTGATGCAGCGTTGGGGTGTGTAA
- a CDS encoding 3-keto-5-aminohexanoate cleavage protein, which yields MGRIIMIESAINGNAARELNPNIPYSPLEIADDAIATTHAGAALIHFHVRDPQTGRWVQDVPYYAEVYRRTREVCDPLLWPTFPFDGTPAERFHHFVELAKDSVTKPDLGAADMGSVNLATYIPRSKKIRGAGFVYQNSYETCRQFLEMSRELGLRPTLQIFEPGFLRAALVFLDQGLITEPLILKFYLGGPEQNFGLPPTMKSLEAYLAMIEGVRCNWFAATLGGDNLPLVPAIASLGGHVRVGLEDYQYARDGQLSNPQIVERAAAMIRAMGHEVATSRQAREILEVQ from the coding sequence ATGGGCAGGATCATCATGATCGAGTCCGCGATCAACGGAAACGCTGCGCGCGAGCTCAATCCGAATATCCCGTATTCACCTCTGGAGATCGCCGACGATGCGATCGCGACGACCCATGCGGGCGCGGCGCTGATTCACTTTCACGTTCGCGATCCTCAGACCGGCCGCTGGGTCCAAGACGTGCCCTATTACGCCGAGGTCTATCGGCGCACCCGCGAAGTCTGCGATCCACTGCTCTGGCCGACATTCCCATTCGACGGAACGCCGGCCGAGCGCTTCCACCATTTCGTCGAGCTCGCGAAGGACAGCGTGACCAAGCCGGACCTCGGCGCGGCCGATATGGGCTCGGTGAATCTCGCGACATATATTCCGCGCAGCAAAAAAATTCGCGGCGCCGGCTTTGTCTATCAGAATAGCTACGAGACCTGCCGCCAGTTCCTGGAGATGTCGCGCGAATTGGGACTCCGCCCTACTCTGCAAATCTTCGAGCCGGGTTTCCTGCGCGCGGCCTTAGTGTTTCTCGATCAGGGACTTATCACCGAACCTCTGATACTCAAGTTCTATCTCGGCGGACCGGAGCAGAACTTCGGCCTGCCGCCGACGATGAAGAGTCTCGAGGCGTACCTCGCGATGATCGAAGGTGTGCGATGCAACTGGTTTGCGGCGACGCTCGGCGGCGACAACCTGCCGCTCGTGCCGGCGATCGCGAGTCTTGGCGGGCACGTGCGCGTCGGCCTCGAGGACTACCAGTACGCGCGCGACGGCCAACTGAGTAATCCGCAAATCGTCGAGCGCGCCGCGGCGATGATTCGCGCGATGGGTCACGAAGTCGCGACCAGCAGGCAGGCTCGCGAAATCCTCGAAGTTCAGTAG
- a CDS encoding DUF4189 domain-containing protein — translation MKHWWILSTMCVAIGLLVRASAHAESVNGCIDTCTDTYNSDQWELQQNCMNQCQNHVNYGAIAYAPGDGSYGYSYDYHSENEADRHALANCSDEGNGCQVVITFWETCAALAAGDNNRYAASLGDGAGDASGKALAACARKGGRNCDVKVSTCARD, via the coding sequence ATGAAGCATTGGTGGATTCTCTCAACGATGTGTGTCGCGATTGGTCTGCTGGTACGAGCTTCCGCACACGCTGAAAGCGTGAACGGCTGCATCGACACTTGTACCGATACTTACAACTCCGATCAGTGGGAGTTGCAGCAGAACTGCATGAATCAATGCCAAAACCATGTGAACTACGGCGCGATCGCGTACGCGCCCGGCGATGGATCGTATGGATACTCCTACGACTATCATTCGGAGAACGAAGCCGACCGGCACGCACTGGCCAACTGTAGCGACGAAGGCAACGGCTGCCAGGTAGTGATTACCTTCTGGGAAACCTGCGCCGCGCTTGCCGCTGGCGACAACAATCGCTACGCGGCGAGCCTTGGCGATGGCGCCGGTGATGCGAGTGGCAAGGCGCTCGCGGCCTGCGCTCGCAAAGGCGGCAGGAACTGCGACGTCAAAGTATCGACATGCGCACGCGACTAG